A genome region from Arachis duranensis cultivar V14167 chromosome 6, aradu.V14167.gnm2.J7QH, whole genome shotgun sequence includes the following:
- the LOC107492047 gene encoding probable aldo-keto reductase 1 isoform X5 — protein sequence MAEARSESVSIPRVNLGSQGLQVSKLGFGCMGLTGAYNDPLPDQEAISVIKHAFSKGITFFDTADVYGSNHANELLLAKALKQLPRDKIQLATKFGISKTTFSDRQIKGTPDYVRSCCEASLKRLDVQYIDLYYQHRVDTSVPIEQTMGELKKLVEEGKVKYIGLSEASPDTIRRAHAVHPITAVQLEWSLWTRDIEDEVIPLCRELGIGIVPYSPLGRGFFGGKGVVETVPSVSTLSGHPRYQAENIEKNKRIYEKIESLAQKHQCTTPQLALAWVLQQGNDVVPIPGTTKIKNLDQNIGALLVKLSENDLREISEAVPIDDVAGVRHYDEGHAKFSWKSANTPPNDSSVST from the exons GTTTCAAAGTTAGGGTTTGGGTGTATGGGGCTTACTGGAGCTTACAACGATCCTCTCCCGGATCAAGAAGCCATATCAGTTATTAAGCATGCTTTCAGTAAAG GCATCACTTTTTTCGATACTGCTGATGTCTATGGTTCTAATCATGCTAACGAACTCTTGCTCGCCAAG GCTTTGAAGCAATTGCCCAGAGACAAGATACAGCTAGCAACAAAATTTGGCATTTCAAAAACAACCTTCTCTGATAGGCAGATCAAGGGTACACCAGACTATGTGCGGTCATGTTGTGAAGCTAGCTTGAAACGTCTTGATGTTCAATACATTGATCTCTATTATCAACATAGAGTCGACACATCGGTGCCTATAGAGCAAACA ATGGGTGAACTTAAGAAACTGGTTGAGGAAGGGAAAGTGAAGTATATAGGGTTATCTGAAGCCAGCCCTGATACTATAAGGAGAGCGCATGCTGTTCATCCTATTACAGCAGTTCAATTAGAGTGGTCTCTTTGGACTCGAGACATCGAGGACGAAGTAATCCCTCTTTGCAG GGAACTTGGCATTGGAATTGTGCCTTATAGCCCTCTTGGTCGTGGCTTTTTTGGCGGCAAGGGAGTCGTGGAAACTGTGCCTTCTGTTAGCACCTTG aGTGGTCATCCCCGGTACCAAGCAGAGAACATAGAGAAGAACAAAAGGATATATGAGAAAATAGAAAGCCTTGCACAGAAGCATCAGTGCACTACTCCTCAGTTGGCATTAGCATGGGTACTCCAACAAGGCAATGATGTTGTGCCTATTCCTG GAACTACTAAAATCAAGAACCTGGATCAAAACATAGGTGCCTTGTTGGTAAAACTTAGTGAGAACGACCTAAGGGAAATTTCGGAAGCAGTTCCGATTGATGATGTAGCAGGAGTTAGGCACTACGATGAAGGGCATGCTAAATTTTCTTGGAAGTCTGCTAACACACCTCCAAATGATTCAAGTGTCTCAACTTGA
- the LOC107492047 gene encoding probable aldo-keto reductase 1 isoform X2 produces the protein MAEAGSESVSIPRVNLGSQGLQVSKLGFGCMGLTGAYNDPLPEQEAISVIKHAFTQGITFFDTADVYGSNHANELLLAKALKQLPRDKIQLATKFGISKTTFSDRQIKGTPDYVRSCCEASLKRLDVQYIDLYYQHRVDTSVPIEQTMGELKKLVEEGKVKYIGLSEASPDTIRRAHAVHPITAVQLEWSLWTRDIEDEVIPLCRELGIGIVPYSPLGRGFFGGKGVVETVPSVSTLSGHPRYQAENIEKNKRIYEKIESLAQKHQCTTPQLALAWVLQQGNDVVPIPGTTKIKNLDQNIGALLVKLSENDLREISEAVPIDDVAGVRHYDEGHAKFSWKSANTPPNDSSVST, from the exons ATGGCAGAAGCAGGGAGTGAGAGCGTTTCCATTCCACGCGTGAACCTTGGTTCCCAAGGCCTTCAA GTTTCAAAGTTGGGGTTTGGGTGTATGGGCCTCACTGGAGCTTACAACGATCCTCTCCCCGAACAAGAAGCCATATCAGTTATTAAGCATGCTTTCACTCAAGGCATCACTTTTTTCGATACTGCTGATGTCTATGGTTCTAATCATGCTAACGAACTCTTGCTCGCCAAG GCTTTGAAGCAATTGCCCAGAGACAAGATACAGCTAGCAACAAAATTTGGCATTTCAAAAACAACCTTCTCTGATAGGCAGATCAAGGGTACACCAGACTATGTGCGGTCATGTTGTGAAGCTAGCTTGAAACGTCTTGATGTTCAATACATTGATCTCTATTATCAACATAGAGTCGACACATCGGTGCCTATAGAGCAAACA ATGGGTGAACTTAAGAAACTGGTTGAGGAAGGGAAAGTGAAGTATATAGGGTTATCTGAAGCCAGCCCTGATACTATAAGGAGAGCGCATGCTGTTCATCCTATTACAGCAGTTCAATTAGAGTGGTCTCTTTGGACTCGAGACATCGAGGACGAAGTAATCCCTCTTTGCAG GGAACTTGGCATTGGAATTGTGCCTTATAGCCCTCTTGGTCGTGGCTTTTTTGGCGGCAAGGGAGTCGTGGAAACTGTGCCTTCTGTTAGCACCTTG aGTGGTCATCCCCGGTACCAAGCAGAGAACATAGAGAAGAACAAAAGGATATATGAGAAAATAGAAAGCCTTGCACAGAAGCATCAGTGCACTACTCCTCAGTTGGCATTAGCATGGGTACTCCAACAAGGCAATGATGTTGTGCCTATTCCTG GAACTACTAAAATCAAGAACCTGGATCAAAACATAGGTGCCTTGTTGGTAAAACTTAGTGAGAACGACCTAAGGGAAATTTCGGAAGCAGTTCCGATTGATGATGTAGCAGGAGTTAGGCACTACGATGAAGGGCATGCTAAATTTTCTTGGAAGTCTGCTAACACACCTCCAAATGATTCAAGTGTCTCAACTTGA
- the LOC107492047 gene encoding probable aldo-keto reductase 1 isoform X6 has protein sequence MAEARSESVSIPRVNLGSQGLQVSKLGFGCMGLTGAYNDPLPDQEAISVIKHAFSKGITFFDTADIYGSNHANELLLAKALKQLPRDKIQLATKFGISKTTFSDRQIKGTPDYVRSCCEASLKRLDVQYIDLYYQHRVDTSVPIEQTMGELKKLVEEGKVKYIGLSEASPDTIRRAHAVHPITAVQLEWSLWTRDIEDEVIPLCRELGIGIVPYSPLGRGFFGGKGVVETVPSVSTLSGHPRYQAENIEKNKRIYEKIESLAQKHQCTTPQLALAWVLQQGNDVVPIPGTTKIKNLDQNIGALLVKLSENDLREISEAVPIDDVAGVRHYDEGHAKFSWKSANTPPNDSSVST, from the exons GTTTCAAAGTTAGGGTTTGGGTGTATGGGGCTTACTGGAGCTTACAACGATCCTCTCCCGGATCAAGAAGCCATATCAGTTATTAAGCATGCTTTCAGTAAAGGCATCACATTTTTCGATACTGCTGATATCTATGGTTCTAATCATGCTAATGAACTCTTGCTCGCCAAG GCTTTGAAGCAATTGCCCAGAGACAAGATACAGCTAGCAACAAAATTTGGCATTTCAAAAACAACCTTCTCTGATAGGCAGATCAAGGGTACACCAGACTATGTGCGGTCATGTTGTGAAGCTAGCTTGAAACGTCTTGATGTTCAATACATTGATCTCTATTATCAACATAGAGTCGACACATCGGTGCCTATAGAGCAAACA ATGGGTGAACTTAAGAAACTGGTTGAGGAAGGGAAAGTGAAGTATATAGGGTTATCTGAAGCCAGCCCTGATACTATAAGGAGAGCGCATGCTGTTCATCCTATTACAGCAGTTCAATTAGAGTGGTCTCTTTGGACTCGAGACATCGAGGACGAAGTAATCCCTCTTTGCAG GGAACTTGGCATTGGAATTGTGCCTTATAGCCCTCTTGGTCGTGGCTTTTTTGGCGGCAAGGGAGTCGTGGAAACTGTGCCTTCTGTTAGCACCTTG aGTGGTCATCCCCGGTACCAAGCAGAGAACATAGAGAAGAACAAAAGGATATATGAGAAAATAGAAAGCCTTGCACAGAAGCATCAGTGCACTACTCCTCAGTTGGCATTAGCATGGGTACTCCAACAAGGCAATGATGTTGTGCCTATTCCTG GAACTACTAAAATCAAGAACCTGGATCAAAACATAGGTGCCTTGTTGGTAAAACTTAGTGAGAACGACCTAAGGGAAATTTCGGAAGCAGTTCCGATTGATGATGTAGCAGGAGTTAGGCACTACGATGAAGGGCATGCTAAATTTTCTTGGAAGTCTGCTAACACACCTCCAAATGATTCAAGTGTCTCAACTTGA
- the LOC107492047 gene encoding probable aldo-keto reductase 1 isoform X9, translating to MAEAGSESVSIPRVNLGSQGLQVSKLGFGCMGLTGAYNDPLPDQEAISVIKHAFSKGITFFDTADIYGSNHANELLLAKALKQLPRNKIQLATKFGMSRGISGLQIKGTPDYVRSCCEASLKRLGVEYIDLYYQHRVDTSVPIEQTMGELKKLVEEGKVKYIGLSEASPDTIRRAHAVHPITAVQLEWSLWTRDIEDEVIPLCRELGIGIVPYSPLGRGFFGGKGVVETVPSVSTLSGHPRFQAENVEKNKKIYERIESLAKKYECTTPQLALAWVLQQGNDVVPIPGTTKMKNLDQNIGALLVKLSENDLKEISEAVPIDDVAGDRHYSEGTAKFTWKFANTPPNDSSVST from the exons ATGGCAGAAGCAGGGAGTGAGAGCGTTTCCATTCCTCGCGTGAACCTTGGTTCCCAAGGCCTTCAA GTTTCAAAGTTAGGGTTTGGGTGTATGGGGCTTACTGGAGCTTACAACGATCCTCTCCCGGATCAAGAAGCCATATCAGTTATTAAGCATGCTTTCAGTAAAGGCATCACATTTTTCGATACTGCTGATATCTATGGTTCTAATCATGCTAATGAACTCTTGCTCGCCAAG GCTTTGAAGCAATTGCCTAGGAACAAGATACAGCTAGCAACAAAATTTGGCATGTCAAGAGGCATCTCTGGTTTGCAGATCAAGGGTACACCAGACTATGTGCGGTCATGTTGTGAAGCTAGCTTGAAACGTCTTGGTGTTGAATACATTGATCTCTATTATCAGCATAGAGTCGACACATCAGTGCCTATAGAACAAACA ATGGGTGAACTTAAGAAACTGGTTGAGGAGGGGAAAGTGAAGTACATAGGGTTATCTGAAGCCAGCCCTGATACTATAAGGAGAGCGCATGCTGTTCATCCTATTACAGCAGTTCAATTAGAGTGGTCCCTTTGGACTCGAGACATCGAGGACGAAGTAATCCCTCTTTGCAG GGAACTTGGTATTGGAATTGTGCCTTATAGCCCTCTTGGTCGTGGCTTTTTTGGCGGCAAGGGAGTTGTGGAAACTGTGCCTTCTGTTAGCACCTTG AGCGGTCATCCCCGTTTCCAGGCAGAGAACGTAGAGAAAAACAAGAAGATATATGAAAGAATAGAAAGCCTTGCAAAGAAGTATGAGTGTACCACTCCTCAGTTGGCATTAGCATGGGTACTCCAACAAGGCAATGATGTTGTGCCTATTCCTG GAACTACTAAAATGAAGAACCTGGATCAAAACATAGGTGCCTTGTTGGTTAAACTTAGTGAGAACGACCTAAAGGAAATTTCGGAAGCAGTTCCGATTGATGATGTAGCAGGAGATAGGCACTACAGTGAAGGGACTGCTAAATTTACTTGGAAGTTTGCTAACACAC CTCCAAATGATTCAAGTGTCTCAACTTGA
- the LOC107492047 gene encoding probable aldo-keto reductase 1 isoform X8, with the protein MAEAGSESVSIPRVNLGSQGLQVSKLGFGCMGLTGAYNDPLPDQEAISVIKHAFSKGITFFDTADIYGSNHANELLLAKALKQLPRNKIQLATKFGMSRGISGLQIKGTPDYVRSCCEASLKRLGVEYIDLYYQHRVDTSVPIEQTMGELKKLVEEGKVKYIGLSEASPDTIRRAHAVHPITAVQLEWSLWTRDIEDEVIPLCRELGIGIVPYSPLGRGFFGGKGVVETVPSVSTLSGHPRFQAENVEKNKKIYERIESLAKKYECTTPQLALAWVLQQGNDVVPIPGTTKIKNLDQNIGALLVKLSENDLREISEAVPIDDVAGVRHYDEGHAKFSWKSANTPPNDSSVST; encoded by the exons ATGGCAGAAGCAGGGAGTGAGAGCGTTTCCATTCCTCGCGTGAACCTTGGTTCCCAAGGCCTTCAA GTTTCAAAGTTAGGGTTTGGGTGTATGGGGCTTACTGGAGCTTACAACGATCCTCTCCCGGATCAAGAAGCCATATCAGTTATTAAGCATGCTTTCAGTAAAGGCATCACATTTTTCGATACTGCTGATATCTATGGTTCTAATCATGCTAATGAACTCTTGCTCGCCAAG GCTTTGAAGCAATTGCCTAGGAACAAGATACAGCTAGCAACAAAATTTGGCATGTCAAGAGGCATCTCTGGTTTGCAGATCAAGGGTACACCAGACTATGTGCGGTCATGTTGTGAAGCTAGCTTGAAACGTCTTGGTGTTGAATACATTGATCTCTATTATCAGCATAGAGTCGACACATCAGTGCCTATAGAACAAACA ATGGGTGAACTTAAGAAACTGGTTGAGGAGGGGAAAGTGAAGTACATAGGGTTATCTGAAGCCAGCCCTGATACTATAAGGAGAGCGCATGCTGTTCATCCTATTACAGCAGTTCAATTAGAGTGGTCCCTTTGGACTCGAGACATCGAGGACGAAGTAATCCCTCTTTGCAG GGAACTTGGTATTGGAATTGTGCCTTATAGCCCTCTTGGTCGTGGCTTTTTTGGCGGCAAGGGAGTTGTGGAAACTGTGCCTTCTGTTAGCACCTTG AGCGGTCATCCCCGTTTCCAGGCAGAGAACGTAGAGAAAAACAAGAAGATATATGAAAGAATAGAAAGCCTTGCAAAGAAGTATGAGTGTACCACTCCTCAGTTGGCATTAGCATGGGTACTCCAACAAGGCAATGATGTTGTGCCTATTCCTG GAACTACTAAAATCAAGAACCTGGATCAAAACATAGGTGCCTTGTTGGTAAAACTTAGTGAGAACGACCTAAGGGAAATTTCGGAAGCAGTTCCGATTGATGATGTAGCAGGAGTTAGGCACTACGATGAAGGGCATGCTAAATTTTCTTGGAAGTCTGCTAACACACCTCCAAATGATTCAAGTGTCTCAACTTGA
- the LOC107492047 gene encoding probable aldo-keto reductase 1 isoform X7, producing MAEAGSESVSIPRVNLGSQGLQVSKLGFGCMGLTGAYNDPLPDQEAISVIKHAFSKGITFFDTADIYGSNHANELLLAKALKQLPRNKIQLATKFGMSRGISGLQIKGTPDYVRSCCEASLKRLGVEYIDLYYQHRVDTSVPIEQTMGELKKLVEEGKVKYIGLSEASPDTIRRAHAVHPITAVQLEWSLWTRDIEDEVIPLCRELGIGIVPYSPLGRGFFGGKGVVETVPSVSTLSGHPRYQAENIEKNKRIYEKIESLAQKHQCTTPQLALAWVLQQGNDVVPIPGTTKIKNLDQNIGALLVKLSENDLREISEAVPIDDVAGVRHYDEGHAKFSWKSANTPPNDSSVST from the exons ATGGCAGAAGCAGGGAGTGAGAGCGTTTCCATTCCTCGCGTGAACCTTGGTTCCCAAGGCCTTCAA GTTTCAAAGTTAGGGTTTGGGTGTATGGGGCTTACTGGAGCTTACAACGATCCTCTCCCGGATCAAGAAGCCATATCAGTTATTAAGCATGCTTTCAGTAAAGGCATCACATTTTTCGATACTGCTGATATCTATGGTTCTAATCATGCTAATGAACTCTTGCTCGCCAAG GCTTTGAAGCAATTGCCTAGGAACAAGATACAGCTAGCAACAAAATTTGGCATGTCAAGAGGCATCTCTGGTTTGCAGATCAAGGGTACACCAGACTATGTGCGGTCATGTTGTGAAGCTAGCTTGAAACGTCTTGGTGTTGAATACATTGATCTCTATTATCAGCATAGAGTCGACACATCAGTGCCTATAGAACAAACA ATGGGTGAACTTAAGAAACTGGTTGAGGAGGGGAAAGTGAAGTACATAGGGTTATCTGAAGCCAGCCCTGATACTATAAGGAGAGCGCATGCTGTTCATCCTATTACAGCAGTTCAATTAGAGTGGTCCCTTTGGACTCGAGACATCGAGGACGAAGTAATCCCTCTTTGCAG GGAACTTGGTATTGGAATTGTGCCTTATAGCCCTCTTGGTCGTGGCTTTTTTGGCGGCAAGGGAGTTGTGGAAACTGTGCCTTCTGTTAGCACCTTG aGTGGTCATCCCCGGTACCAAGCAGAGAACATAGAGAAGAACAAAAGGATATATGAGAAAATAGAAAGCCTTGCACAGAAGCATCAGTGCACTACTCCTCAGTTGGCATTAGCATGGGTACTCCAACAAGGCAATGATGTTGTGCCTATTCCTG GAACTACTAAAATCAAGAACCTGGATCAAAACATAGGTGCCTTGTTGGTAAAACTTAGTGAGAACGACCTAAGGGAAATTTCGGAAGCAGTTCCGATTGATGATGTAGCAGGAGTTAGGCACTACGATGAAGGGCATGCTAAATTTTCTTGGAAGTCTGCTAACACACCTCCAAATGATTCAAGTGTCTCAACTTGA
- the LOC107492046 gene encoding 40S ribosomal protein S25-2, which yields MAPKKDKAPPPSSKPAKSGGGKQKKKKWSKGKQKEKVNNQVLFDQGTYDKLLSEAPKFKLITPSILSDRLRINGSLARRAIRELMARGSIRLVSAHASQQIYTRATNT from the exons ATG GCTCCAAAGAAGGATAAGGCTCCTCCACCATCTTCCAAGCCCGCCAAATCTGGTGGTggcaagcaaaagaagaag AAGTGGAGCAAGGGAAAGCAAAAGGAAAAGGTGAACAACCAGGTGCTGTTTGATCAGGGTACTTATGACAAGCTCCTCTCTGAAGCTCCCAAATTCAAGCTCATCACTCCTTCCATTCTCTCTGATCGTTTGAGG ATTAATGGATCGCTTGCAAGGAGGGCTATAAGAGAGTTGATGGCTAGAGGTTCGATTAGACTGGTCTCTGCCCACGCAAGTCAGCAGATTTACACAAGAGCAACAAACACCTAG
- the LOC107492049 gene encoding probable aldo-keto reductase 1, which yields MAEVPRVKLGPQGLEVSKIGFGCMGLTGVYNDPVPDEVGISIIKYAFSKGITFFDTADFYGAHANEVLVGKALKELPRDKVQIATKFGIVKMDMASNTVVVNGTPEYVRSCCEGSLQRLGVDYIDLYYQHRVDTTVPIEDTMGELKKLVEEGKVKHIGLSEASPDTIRRAHSVHPITAVQLEWSLWTREIEQDIVPLCRELGIAIVPYSPLGRGFFGGKGVTESIPANSFLAYQPRIRGENLDKNKILYSKLEKLAERHGCKPSQLALAWILNQGDDVVPIPGTTKTTNLDINIGSLEVKLKEDDLKEITDAVPISEVAGDRTTAAFVKCSWKFADTPPKRS from the exons ATGGCAGAAGTTCCTAGAGTCAAGCTTGGACCCCAAGGTCTTGAG GTTTCTAAGATAGGATTCGGATGTATGGGGTTAACTGGTGTGTACAATGATCCTGTTCCTGACGAAGTTGGCATCTCAATCATCAAGTATGCATTCAGCAAAGGAATAACTTTTTTTGACACTGCTGATTTCTATGGTGCCCATGCCAATGAAGTTCTTGTCGGAAAG GCTCTTAAGGAGTTACCTCGTGATAAAGTTCAGATTGCCACCAAATTTGGTATTGTCAAAATGGATATGGCTTCTAACACTGTTGTAGTCAATGGTACCCCTGAATATGTTAGATCTTGTTGTGAGGGTAGCCTTCAGCGCCTTGGTGTTGATTACATTGATCTCTATTATCAGCACCGTGTCGACACCACGGTCCCCATTGAGGACACT ATGGGGGAGCTTAAGAAGCTGGTGGAAGAGGGCAAAGTAAAGCATATAGGGTTATCTGAAGCAAGTCCTGATACTATTAGGAGGGCGCATTCTGTTCATCCTATTACAGCCGTGCAATTGGAGTGGTCGCTTTGGACTCGCGAAATTGAACAAGATATTGTTCCACTTTGCAG GGAATTAGGAATTGCGATAGTTCCATATAGCCCGCTTGGCCGTGGATTTTTCGGTGGTAAGGGTGTCACAGAAAGTATACCAGCAAACAGTTTTCTG GCATACCAGCCAAGGATTCGAGGGGAAAACTTAGACAAGAACAAGATCTTGTATTCTAAGTTGGAAAAACTGGCAGAAAGACATGGATGTAAGCCTTCACAACTTGCTCTTGCATGGATCCTTAATCAAGGGGACGACGTTGTACCTATCCCTG GAACAACTAAGACAACAAATCTTGACATTAACATCGGTTCGCTAGAAGTGAAGCTCAAGGAAGACGATTTGAAGGAGATTACAGATGCTGTACCAATATCCGAGGTGGCAGGCGATCGGACCACTGCAGCTTTCGTTAAATGCTCATGGAAGTTTGCTGATACTCCACCAAAACGGAGCTAG
- the LOC107492047 gene encoding probable aldo-keto reductase 1 isoform X4 yields the protein MAEAGSESVSIPRVNLGSQGLQVSKLGFGCMGLTGAYNDPLPEQEAISVIKHAFTQGITFFDTADVYGSNHANELLLAKALKQLPRDKIQLATKFGISKTTFSDRQIKGTPDYVRSCCEASLKRLDVQYIDLYYQHRVDTSVPIEQTMGELKKLVEEGKVKYIGLSEASPDTIRRAHAVHPITAVQLEWSLWTRDIEDEVIPLCRELGIGIVPYSPLGRGFFGGKGVVETVPSVSTLSGHPRYQAENIEKNKRIYEKIESLAQKHQCTTPQLALAWVLQQGNDVVPIPGTTKIKNLDQNIGALLVKLSENDLREISEAVPIDDVAGVRHYDEGHAKFSWKSANTPPNDSSVST from the exons ATGGCAGAAGCAGGGAGTGAGAGCGTTTCCATTCCTCGCGTGAACCTTGGTTCCCAAGGCCTTCAA GTTTCAAAGTTGGGGTTTGGGTGTATGGGCCTCACTGGAGCTTACAACGATCCTCTCCCCGAACAAGAAGCCATATCAGTTATTAAGCATGCTTTCACTCAAGGCATCACTTTTTTCGATACTGCTGATGTCTATGGTTCTAATCATGCTAACGAACTCTTGCTCGCCAAG GCTTTGAAGCAATTGCCCAGAGACAAGATACAGCTAGCAACAAAATTTGGCATTTCAAAAACAACCTTCTCTGATAGGCAGATCAAGGGTACACCAGACTATGTGCGGTCATGTTGTGAAGCTAGCTTGAAACGTCTTGATGTTCAATACATTGATCTCTATTATCAACATAGAGTCGACACATCGGTGCCTATAGAGCAAACA ATGGGTGAACTTAAGAAACTGGTTGAGGAAGGGAAAGTGAAGTATATAGGGTTATCTGAAGCCAGCCCTGATACTATAAGGAGAGCGCATGCTGTTCATCCTATTACAGCAGTTCAATTAGAGTGGTCTCTTTGGACTCGAGACATCGAGGACGAAGTAATCCCTCTTTGCAG GGAACTTGGCATTGGAATTGTGCCTTATAGCCCTCTTGGTCGTGGCTTTTTTGGCGGCAAGGGAGTCGTGGAAACTGTGCCTTCTGTTAGCACCTTG aGTGGTCATCCCCGGTACCAAGCAGAGAACATAGAGAAGAACAAAAGGATATATGAGAAAATAGAAAGCCTTGCACAGAAGCATCAGTGCACTACTCCTCAGTTGGCATTAGCATGGGTACTCCAACAAGGCAATGATGTTGTGCCTATTCCTG GAACTACTAAAATCAAGAACCTGGATCAAAACATAGGTGCCTTGTTGGTAAAACTTAGTGAGAACGACCTAAGGGAAATTTCGGAAGCAGTTCCGATTGATGATGTAGCAGGAGTTAGGCACTACGATGAAGGGCATGCTAAATTTTCTTGGAAGTCTGCTAACACACCTCCAAATGATTCAAGTGTCTCAACTTGA
- the LOC107492047 gene encoding probable aldo-keto reductase 1 isoform X3 → MAEARSESVSIPRVNLGSQGLQVSKLGFGCMGLTGAYNDPLPEQEAISVIKHAFTQGITFFDTADVYGSNHANELLLAKALKQLPRDKIQLATKFGISKTTFSDRQIKGTPDYVRSCCEASLKRLDVQYIDLYYQHRVDTSVPIEQTMGELKKLVEEGKVKYIGLSEASPDTIRRAHAVHPITAVQLEWSLWTRDIEDEVIPLCRELGIGIVPYSPLGRGFFGGKGVVETVPSVSTLSGHPRYQAENIEKNKRIYEKIESLAQKHQCTTPQLALAWVLQQGNDVVPIPGTTKIKNLDQNIGALLVKLSENDLREISEAVPIDDVAGVRHYDEGHAKFSWKSANTPPNDSSVST, encoded by the exons GTTTCAAAGTTGGGGTTTGGGTGTATGGGCCTCACTGGAGCTTACAACGATCCTCTCCCCGAACAAGAAGCCATATCAGTTATTAAGCATGCTTTCACTCAAGGCATCACTTTTTTCGATACTGCTGATGTCTATGGTTCTAATCATGCTAACGAACTCTTGCTCGCCAAG GCTTTGAAGCAATTGCCCAGAGACAAGATACAGCTAGCAACAAAATTTGGCATTTCAAAAACAACCTTCTCTGATAGGCAGATCAAGGGTACACCAGACTATGTGCGGTCATGTTGTGAAGCTAGCTTGAAACGTCTTGATGTTCAATACATTGATCTCTATTATCAACATAGAGTCGACACATCGGTGCCTATAGAGCAAACA ATGGGTGAACTTAAGAAACTGGTTGAGGAAGGGAAAGTGAAGTATATAGGGTTATCTGAAGCCAGCCCTGATACTATAAGGAGAGCGCATGCTGTTCATCCTATTACAGCAGTTCAATTAGAGTGGTCTCTTTGGACTCGAGACATCGAGGACGAAGTAATCCCTCTTTGCAG GGAACTTGGCATTGGAATTGTGCCTTATAGCCCTCTTGGTCGTGGCTTTTTTGGCGGCAAGGGAGTCGTGGAAACTGTGCCTTCTGTTAGCACCTTG aGTGGTCATCCCCGGTACCAAGCAGAGAACATAGAGAAGAACAAAAGGATATATGAGAAAATAGAAAGCCTTGCACAGAAGCATCAGTGCACTACTCCTCAGTTGGCATTAGCATGGGTACTCCAACAAGGCAATGATGTTGTGCCTATTCCTG GAACTACTAAAATCAAGAACCTGGATCAAAACATAGGTGCCTTGTTGGTAAAACTTAGTGAGAACGACCTAAGGGAAATTTCGGAAGCAGTTCCGATTGATGATGTAGCAGGAGTTAGGCACTACGATGAAGGGCATGCTAAATTTTCTTGGAAGTCTGCTAACACACCTCCAAATGATTCAAGTGTCTCAACTTGA